ACCAGCCGGGCGCGCGAGATGCCGCCCACGGCCTTCAGCGCCTGGGCGACCTGCCCCGGATGGACGAACATGCCGCGGATCTTGGTGGTCTGATCAGCCCGGCCCAGCCAGCCGCGCAGGCGCATGCCGGTGCGTCCGCAGGGGCTGGTGCCGGCCATGAAGGCCGACAGGTCGCCCGTTGCGAAGCGGATCAGCGGATAGGTGCTGCTGAAGGTGGTGACGACCACCTCGCCGATCTCGCCCTCGGGCACCGGATCCCCCGTGCCGGGGCGGACGATCTCCACAATCAGATCCTCGTCCAGGATCATGCCTTCAGAGGTCGGGCCCTCATAGGCAATCTGGCCCAGATCCGCCGTGCCGTAAACCTGGCCCACGGTGACGCCGCGCCGCCCCAGTTCCTGACGCAGGGTCTGGGTCAGGGCTTCACCGGTCACGAGCGCCTTGGTGATGGTCACGGCCTGCCCGGCCTCTTCCTGCCGCTCCAGCAGCAGCTTCAGGAAGGAGGGCATGCCGGTGAAGGCGGTGGGCTTCAACTGGGCGATGGCCGCCAGCTGCTGTTCGGTATTGCCGCCACCGGCCGGGATCACCGCGCAGCCGACGGCACGGGCACCGGTGTCGAACATCCAGCCGCCGGGGGTGAAGTGGTAGGCGAGGGTGTTGTGCACCACGTCGCCGGGGCGGAAACCCGCCGCCCAGCAGGCGCGGGCGAAGCGGAACGGATCAGGCCCCGCGCCCTGCGGGTCGTAGATCGGCCCCGGAGACATGAACAGATGGGCAAGCTCGCCCGGTGCCTGGGCATTGAGCCCGCCGAACGGGGGCTCTGCCGCCTGACGGGTGGTCAGTTCGGATTTGCGCAGCACGGGCAGCGTGGCGAGGGCGGCGCGATCCCGAATCGCCGGGGCGTCCACCGCGGCCAGCAGCCGGGCCATGGCCGGAGCCTTGGCCTTGGCGAGGGCGATCTGCGCCGGCAGCCGTGCGAACAGTCCCGCCTCCCGCCGCTCGGGATCCATGGTCTCACGGTCGTCGTAATGGATGCTGTCGGTCATCGTCCTGTACCGGATGCGGGGGCGGCGGGCGCCCGTCGGTGTCTGGTTGCGGGAGAAGTGGCCGGAGATCAGAGCCAGCGCTTGCGGCGCTTGAACGACTTGATCGACTTGAACGACTTGCGCTCACCGCCACCGGTGCCGAGGTAAAATTCCTTCACGTCCTCGTTGCCCATCAGGTCATCACGGCTGCCGTCGAGCACGATCTTGCCGTTTTCCATGATGTAGCCGTAAGAAGCGTGCTTCAGGGCCTGACGGGCATTCTGCTCGACCAGCAGAATGGTCATGCCCTGTTCTTCGTTGATCTGCTTGATGATCGAGAAGACCTCTTTCACCAGCAGCGGTGACAGGCCCATCGACGGCTCGTCCATCAGGATCAGTTTGGGGCGCGCCATCATGGCGCGACCGATCGCCAGCATCTGCTGCTCACCGCCCGAGAGATAGCCTGACAGCCCGGTGCGTTCCTTGAGGCGCGGGAAGTAGTGATAGACCATCTCGATATCGGCCTTCACCCCGCTGTCACGACGGGTATAGGCACCCAGGCGCAGGTTCTCGGCGACGGTCATATCCTCGACCACGCGCCGGCCTTCCATCACCTGGAACAGGCCGCGCTTCACGATTTCCTGGGGTTCGAGCCCGCTGATCTTCTCGCCCATGAACGTGACGTCGCCGCGGGTGATCTCGCCATCCTCGCTCTTGAGCAGGCCCGAGATGGCCTTGAGGGTGGTCGACTTGCCGGCGCCGTTGGCCCCCAGCAGGGTCACGATCTGACCCTGGGGCACGTTCAGGCTCACGCCATGCAGCACCAGGATCACGTCGTTGTAGACGACCTCGATGTTGTTGACGGTCAGGATCGGCTCGGCTTCCGCTGCTGGGCGGGCGCCGGTGCCGGGCCGGGGGCCGGATGTGGCGGTCTGGGTCATCGACATGCGAGGTCTCGTGCAGGAAAGAGTGGTCGGGTCGGGAAGAGGGGAGGCCCCGTCCGCCGCCGTGACGCGGCAGACGGGGCCCGTCGGATCACCAGCCCAGCCACTCGGGGCGGCGGTCGATCCGGGTTTCGGCCAGGCGGTTCATGGCGAACTTCCCGTCCTTCACCTCACCCTGATAGACATACATGTCGATCGTCCCGCGATGGTCCTCGGGCGTCCAGGTGGAGGGGAAGCACACGCCTTCCAGGCCGGCCGGCACCCAGTCGGTCTTCTGGTACATGCCCTGCTTGATGTTCGGCCCGGTGACGCCGCCATTCTTGTCGGCCCACTCCATGGCTTCCTTCATGTAGAAGGCCGTGCAGACGCCGCGGACATAGTGGACCGGGCGATAGCCGTCGCCACCGGCGATCTCGTGCACCAGCTTCATGCCCGGGGCATCGTCCTGCCAGGTGGCGGAACCGACCACCCAGACCACGCCGTCGGCGGCGGAACCGGCGGCCTCGGCGGCGCTCTCGTCGAAGCCCCAGATGTTGGCCATGAACTGCGCTTCGACGCCGACGGTCTCGCAGCTCTTCAGCAGCGAAATGTTGGAACCGGCCGTGTTGCCCAGGTAGGCGTAGTTGGCACCGGATTCCTTCAGCGTCAGGCACTGCGCCTTGAAGTCGGCGGGGGCGAGCGAGTACTGGATCGCCGGCAGGACGTCGAAGCCCAGCTCCTTGGCGTATTCCTCACCGGCCTTGCGGGCGGCATTCGGGTAGGGGTGGTTGTCGCCCATATGGACGTAT
This genomic interval from Tistrella mobilis contains the following:
- a CDS encoding phenylacetate--CoA ligase family protein is translated as MTDSIHYDDRETMDPERREAGLFARLPAQIALAKAKAPAMARLLAAVDAPAIRDRAALATLPVLRKSELTTRQAAEPPFGGLNAQAPGELAHLFMSPGPIYDPQGAGPDPFRFARACWAAGFRPGDVVHNTLAYHFTPGGWMFDTGARAVGCAVIPAGGGNTEQQLAAIAQLKPTAFTGMPSFLKLLLERQEEAGQAVTITKALVTGEALTQTLRQELGRRGVTVGQVYGTADLGQIAYEGPTSEGMILDEDLIVEIVRPGTGDPVPEGEIGEVVVTTFSSTYPLIRFATGDLSAFMAGTSPCGRTGMRLRGWLGRADQTTKIRGMFVHPGQVAQALKAVGGISRARLVVTNPEGRDTAVLRCEVPEAGADGLAGRLADAFRTAANLRAEVELVTPGALPGDGKVIEDARVYD
- a CDS encoding ABC transporter ATP-binding protein, which translates into the protein MTQTATSGPRPGTGARPAAEAEPILTVNNIEVVYNDVILVLHGVSLNVPQGQIVTLLGANGAGKSTTLKAISGLLKSEDGEITRGDVTFMGEKISGLEPQEIVKRGLFQVMEGRRVVEDMTVAENLRLGAYTRRDSGVKADIEMVYHYFPRLKERTGLSGYLSGGEQQMLAIGRAMMARPKLILMDEPSMGLSPLLVKEVFSIIKQINEEQGMTILLVEQNARQALKHASYGYIMENGKIVLDGSRDDLMGNEDVKEFYLGTGGGERKSFKSIKSFKRRKRWL
- a CDS encoding ABC transporter substrate-binding protein, which produces MSRKTLTGAFAAILVAGTASAAIAADDIKIGNLVDYTGATSTVSKPFSEGKIDAFNWINAHGGINGKQINADTVDYSYQAPRAIAAYKRWVSEFGAVAIAGWGTADTEALVGFLAKDEMPYYSGSYSAHLTDPTGKSGVVKAPAPYNFFYNVSYSDALRGMLQWAAEDWKKQGKEGKPKYVHMGDNHPYPNAARKAGEEYAKELGFDVLPAIQYSLAPADFKAQCLTLKESGANYAYLGNTAGSNISLLKSCETVGVEAQFMANIWGFDESAAEAAGSAADGVVWVVGSATWQDDAPGMKLVHEIAGGDGYRPVHYVRGVCTAFYMKEAMEWADKNGGVTGPNIKQGMYQKTDWVPAGLEGVCFPSTWTPEDHRGTIDMYVYQGEVKDGKFAMNRLAETRIDRRPEWLGW